From Drosophila suzukii chromosome 2R, CBGP_Dsuzu_IsoJpt1.0, whole genome shotgun sequence, a single genomic window includes:
- the LOC108009215 gene encoding uncharacterized protein, translated as MHLMCERLTSVFAGVLVGLWYGKTFPEDTKAKDSSKDKKK; from the coding sequence ATGCATTTGATGTGCGAGCGATTGACTTCGGTTTTTGCGGGCGTCTTGGTGGGTTTGTGGTACGGCAAAACCTTTCCAGAAGACACCAAGGCCAAGGATTCCAGCAAGGATAAAAAGAAATAG